A DNA window from Dethiosulfovibrio faecalis contains the following coding sequences:
- a CDS encoding PBECR4 domain-containing protein gives MAQDYELHFENKNMLFVYKNSNGLHCVESLFLRHHFRHLTGIKTTLRPNDFYKRALAKRLSEKDLGKVGSVVELKLEAFPLLKNALEKGGPIMIGKKAQGGYQIYTDVLVGSVEACMGFVEDDGSDFYVPNTLLRADVRKEAQRAFPVSLVCIKGKKEPFYRVSFCRKGFVPSCLPNGILSRIEDH, from the coding sequence ATGGCTCAAGACTACGAACTCCACTTTGAGAATAAAAACATGTTGTTCGTGTACAAGAACAGCAATGGCCTTCATTGTGTGGAGTCGTTATTCTTGAGACACCATTTTCGGCACCTTACCGGCATAAAGACTACGCTCCGTCCCAATGACTTTTACAAGCGGGCTTTGGCCAAGAGACTCTCCGAAAAGGATCTTGGAAAGGTTGGCTCAGTTGTGGAGCTGAAACTTGAAGCCTTCCCCCTTTTGAAAAATGCCCTGGAAAAGGGAGGTCCAATCATGATAGGCAAAAAAGCCCAAGGCGGATATCAGATTTACACCGATGTCCTTGTGGGCTCGGTAGAGGCATGCATGGGATTCGTCGAGGACGATGGAAGTGATTTCTACGTCCCTAATACACTCCTAAGGGCTGATGTCCGAAAAGAAGCTCAAAGGGCTTTCCCTGTATCGTTGGTCTGCATAAAGGGTAAAAAAGAGCCCTTTTACAGGGTCAGTTTTTGTCGGAAGGGGTTCGTCCCATCCTGTCTTCCGAACGGAATCCTGTCCCGGATAGAAGACCATTAG
- a CDS encoding PDZ domain-containing protein, which yields MKKLLFALLAVLCITTAVSAASLYTVTINDTDTQAVQDAAIEIMTGKNFTIEEVTPYKAVFSKGFGDGFWTASRLCYVNLAFIERDGNVKVMVSETEKIGAIIRKRSINHLVPLVQQIKSTVDGTPVDQVQNEAVDQLPGSGNEREKALGLVLDDQIGADGIKIMSVDPGSLAEESGILAMDVLSEINGRETTSMTPSAVKTYLANKMAAKSSIMMIVTRGTDKKLFTIDPEE from the coding sequence ATGAAAAAACTGTTATTTGCACTGCTTGCTGTCTTATGCATTACGACCGCTGTTTCAGCCGCATCGCTCTACACCGTAACGATCAATGACACCGACACTCAAGCTGTTCAGGATGCCGCCATAGAGATCATGACCGGAAAGAACTTCACTATAGAGGAAGTCACCCCATATAAGGCCGTCTTCTCAAAGGGATTCGGGGATGGATTCTGGACGGCTTCTCGGCTTTGTTATGTCAATCTTGCTTTTATAGAACGAGATGGGAACGTCAAGGTCATGGTCTCCGAAACGGAGAAAATTGGCGCCATTATCAGGAAAAGGAGCATCAATCACCTCGTACCGTTGGTCCAGCAGATCAAAAGCACCGTCGATGGCACACCGGTAGATCAGGTACAAAACGAAGCCGTCGATCAGCTCCCGGGATCAGGCAACGAGAGAGAAAAAGCTCTGGGTCTTGTGCTGGACGATCAGATTGGGGCTGACGGCATAAAGATCATGTCGGTAGATCCCGGTAGCCTGGCAGAAGAAAGCGGCATATTGGCTATGGATGTCCTCTCGGAGATCAACGGGAGAGAGACCACGTCGATGACTCCATCAGCGGTAAAAACCTACCTGGCCAATAAGATGGCGGCCAAGTCCTCCATCATGATGATAGTCACCAGAGGAACCGACAAGAAGCTCTTTACGATCGATCCGGAGGAATAG